A genomic region of Synechococcus sp. NOUM97013 contains the following coding sequences:
- a CDS encoding arylsulfatase — MPNLIKTPRLLRRLVVGGGLLLATSVSIAGMTQGHAQAREFDRTKLPIAEPRPEKVTKVLPSEVPLPPQWEVTAPAGAPNVVIILLDDVGYAAPSAFGGVVNMPTAERLAQDGLRYNRFHTTALCAPTRAALKSGRNHHKVNTGSIPEVATGYAGNSTVVPDYAIPVAEILRLNGYNTAAFGKWHETPGRETTAAGPQTRWPTRQGFEKFYGFVGAEDNMWEPTIHDGVTIVDAPKKDRYHFTEDMTDQAIGWVRQQKAIKPDKPFFIYYSSAGAHSPHHVGQEWIAKYRGKFDEGWDVLRARNLENQIEAGIVPPGTQMAQAPDSIPKWDTLTPQQQRIYARQAEVFAAFTEHSDYEAGRLIQAIDDLGELDNTLVIYITGDNGASVEGDRTGHWNWNHYLNGVGETPDEQEAKMDEWGGPTTYPMYHMAWAIAFNSPFALSKQVAGDFGGTRNGTVIHWPERIRQGGGIRTQFSHVNDVAPTILEAANLPMPTSINGIPQIPMQGTSLMYTFDNPGAKERHNTQYFEIIGNRGIYHDGWMARTTIMYPWMAPQRMNTVAADDGWELYDTTVDFSLSNDLAAQYPERLEAMKAKFMEEAIENQVLPLDDRLLERLVPSVAGRPTLLGDRTSMDLYPYAWNLVEDSILNVKNVSNSVTAFVDVKGGDEDGVIFSQGGRFGGWSLYVENNRPSYTYNYMGELVTLTSNKPLPAGKSEIRFELDYDGGGTGKGADLRLKLNGEVVAEGRMEKTIASRFSIDEGADVGLDRGSAVTVRTIGPRRYSAYGGQIDKVTIQIYPEATDVAQQ, encoded by the coding sequence ATGCCGAATCTGATCAAAACTCCTCGCTTGCTGCGCCGCCTGGTCGTTGGTGGTGGATTGTTGCTGGCGACCAGCGTGTCGATTGCCGGCATGACGCAAGGTCATGCCCAGGCTCGTGAATTTGACCGGACGAAACTTCCCATCGCAGAGCCAAGGCCTGAAAAGGTCACCAAGGTGCTCCCCTCAGAGGTGCCGTTGCCGCCGCAGTGGGAGGTGACGGCCCCTGCCGGTGCCCCCAATGTGGTGATCATCCTGCTCGATGATGTGGGGTATGCCGCACCTTCTGCCTTCGGCGGGGTGGTGAACATGCCAACGGCAGAACGGCTCGCTCAGGATGGCCTGCGCTACAACCGATTCCACACCACGGCCCTCTGTGCGCCGACCCGGGCAGCGTTGAAATCCGGTCGCAATCACCACAAGGTCAACACCGGTTCGATTCCGGAGGTTGCCACCGGCTACGCCGGCAATTCCACTGTGGTGCCTGACTACGCCATTCCCGTTGCAGAAATCCTCAGACTCAACGGCTACAACACGGCGGCCTTCGGCAAGTGGCACGAGACGCCGGGCCGCGAAACCACCGCAGCCGGTCCTCAGACCCGCTGGCCCACGCGCCAGGGTTTCGAGAAGTTCTATGGCTTCGTGGGCGCTGAAGACAACATGTGGGAGCCGACCATCCATGACGGCGTCACCATCGTGGATGCTCCCAAGAAAGATCGTTATCACTTCACGGAAGACATGACCGATCAGGCGATCGGTTGGGTCCGCCAGCAGAAGGCCATTAAGCCCGATAAGCCCTTCTTTATCTATTACTCCTCAGCCGGTGCTCATTCCCCGCACCATGTGGGTCAGGAATGGATTGCCAAATACCGCGGCAAATTCGATGAAGGTTGGGATGTACTGCGGGCACGCAATCTTGAGAATCAGATCGAGGCGGGGATTGTCCCTCCCGGCACCCAGATGGCACAGGCTCCAGACAGTATCCCCAAATGGGATACCCTCACGCCCCAACAGCAGCGAATCTATGCCCGGCAGGCAGAAGTGTTTGCCGCCTTCACCGAGCATTCTGATTACGAAGCAGGGCGTTTGATTCAAGCCATTGATGATCTCGGCGAGCTGGATAACACCTTGGTGATTTACATCACCGGTGATAACGGTGCCAGTGTTGAAGGTGATCGCACCGGTCATTGGAATTGGAACCACTACCTCAATGGCGTTGGCGAAACGCCGGATGAGCAGGAAGCCAAAATGGATGAATGGGGCGGGCCGACGACCTATCCCATGTATCACATGGCCTGGGCGATCGCGTTCAATTCACCCTTTGCCCTGTCCAAGCAGGTTGCAGGTGATTTCGGCGGAACCCGCAATGGAACGGTGATTCATTGGCCTGAGCGCATTCGTCAGGGTGGTGGCATTCGTACGCAGTTTTCGCATGTGAATGATGTGGCTCCCACGATTCTTGAGGCGGCCAATCTGCCGATGCCAACATCAATCAATGGCATCCCGCAGATTCCCATGCAGGGAACCAGCCTGATGTATACCTTCGATAATCCAGGTGCGAAAGAACGGCACAACACCCAGTATTTCGAAATCATCGGCAACCGCGGCATCTATCACGACGGCTGGATGGCGCGTACAACGATCATGTATCCCTGGATGGCGCCCCAACGGATGAACACGGTTGCGGCCGATGATGGTTGGGAGTTGTACGACACCACCGTTGATTTCAGCCTTTCCAATGATCTCGCGGCTCAGTACCCCGAGCGCTTGGAGGCCATGAAGGCGAAGTTCATGGAAGAGGCGATTGAGAACCAGGTGTTGCCCCTCGACGATCGTTTGCTGGAGCGTCTGGTGCCTTCCGTTGCCGGCAGGCCGACCCTCTTGGGTGATCGCACCTCGATGGATCTGTACCCCTACGCCTGGAACCTGGTCGAAGATTCGATCCTCAACGTGAAGAATGTCTCCAACAGTGTGACGGCCTTTGTGGATGTGAAAGGGGGCGATGAAGACGGCGTGATCTTCTCCCAGGGCGGTCGCTTTGGTGGATGGTCGCTTTACGTCGAAAACAACAGGCCCTCCTACACCTACAACTACATGGGAGAGCTGGTCACCCTCACCAGCAACAAGCCATTGCCTGCTGGTAAGTCTGAGATTCGCTTTGAGCTCGACTACGACGGTGGCGGCACGGGCAAAGGTGCTGACCTTCGCTTGAAACTGAACGGTGAGGTGGTCGCTGAAGGCCGCATGGAAAAGACGATTGCTTCGCGTTTCTCCATCGATGAAGGTGCTGATGTCGGCCTTGATCGTGGCTCGGCGGTCACGGTGCGAACGATTGGTCCACGCCGTTACAGCGCCTACGGCGGCCAGATCGACAAGGTGACGATTCAGATCTATCCAGAAGCCACCGATGTCGCACAGCAGTGA
- a CDS encoding bile acid:sodium symporter family protein, producing the protein MISLALFLVMVALGLHPPAMPFGQLKHRVGWLLRVLLCTCIGIPVAALLLLRSPLGHGLSPAMATALLLMAICPSAPMISLKSRLVAGNAALAARLQLCSSCAAILSVPLWVHQLPIDAAESLWSVSARDVAAQVFSVQVLPLLLGISLRHWCSAWAERWNPVIQKAASILLLVLLAVVLIAALPKVSLALVADLRGASLMLLLTLIALALGYGVASDNRAERSTIPLVMAMRNPGLALLLVQQMAPEASELKAAIVGYVVMTAIGMTPFLRWRKSLVDSASDISP; encoded by the coding sequence TTGATTTCGCTGGCCCTGTTTCTGGTGATGGTGGCGTTGGGGCTCCATCCACCGGCCATGCCGTTCGGGCAGCTGAAACACAGAGTCGGCTGGCTGCTGCGGGTGTTGCTCTGCACTTGTATTGGCATCCCTGTTGCAGCGCTGCTGTTGCTGCGCTCGCCGCTGGGCCATGGGCTCTCACCGGCCATGGCGACGGCCTTGCTGTTGATGGCGATCTGCCCTAGTGCTCCGATGATCAGCTTGAAAAGTCGGCTGGTGGCAGGGAATGCAGCCTTGGCAGCCAGGCTTCAATTGTGCTCATCCTGCGCCGCGATCCTCAGCGTGCCGCTCTGGGTCCACCAGTTACCGATCGACGCGGCCGAAAGCCTCTGGAGCGTCTCCGCCAGGGATGTTGCCGCCCAGGTGTTCAGCGTTCAGGTGTTGCCGCTGCTTTTGGGCATAAGCCTGCGCCACTGGTGCAGCGCATGGGCCGAACGCTGGAATCCCGTGATTCAGAAAGCCGCGTCCATCCTTCTCTTGGTGCTGTTGGCCGTGGTGTTAATTGCGGCGCTGCCCAAGGTGTCTCTGGCGCTGGTGGCCGATCTGCGCGGCGCCTCGCTGATGCTGCTGCTCACGTTGATTGCTCTGGCTCTGGGTTATGGCGTCGCCAGCGACAACCGCGCAGAACGAAGCACGATTCCCCTGGTGATGGCCATGCGCAATCCAGGGCTAGCGCTGCTCTTGGTGCAACAGATGGCACCGGAGGCGAGCGAGCTGAAGGCGGCCATTGTGGGCTACGTGGTGATGACAGCCATCGGCATGACTCCCTTCCTCCGCTGGCGCAAGAGCCTGGTCGATTCAGCCTCTGACATCAGCCCATGA
- a CDS encoding helix-turn-helix domain-containing protein, whose product MVGKQFDALQLSTGALSGRFALANFGPVVLLKISTSQRLLLNGDRGPDCISFSLEASGQADDHKVFSIPVAAYSVNGFRQGMLESHFELSANSTTYLTITSCQRFNAYLERSGLDCLIEQMQTSNALQIAPQMHQHLAQEFERLMQTPLATATQRQQAGHRLYTLFRTCLRHNSAEACFIPFATSPRQKLVHELISWGFINGREELNLDEVSQTLYASRRTLIQGTKEALDLGPMELLKRIRLQQVNGMLRSEELRHAAGLHTVTEVAQHFGFRSRGHFAKAYHQLFAESPSTTLSQVLS is encoded by the coding sequence TTGGTTGGTAAGCAATTTGATGCTCTGCAACTCAGCACCGGGGCCCTGAGCGGTCGCTTTGCCTTAGCCAATTTCGGCCCGGTTGTCCTACTCAAAATCAGCACCTCACAACGGTTGCTGCTGAATGGTGATCGGGGCCCGGACTGCATCAGTTTCAGCCTTGAAGCCTCCGGTCAGGCCGATGATCACAAGGTGTTTTCCATTCCCGTTGCTGCCTATTCCGTCAATGGCTTCCGGCAGGGAATGCTGGAGTCGCACTTTGAGCTCTCCGCCAACTCCACCACCTATCTCACAATCACCTCCTGCCAACGCTTCAACGCCTACCTGGAGCGTTCTGGGCTGGATTGTCTGATCGAACAAATGCAGACCAGCAATGCGCTGCAGATTGCGCCACAGATGCACCAGCACCTGGCACAGGAGTTCGAACGCTTGATGCAAACCCCGTTGGCCACGGCCACCCAACGCCAACAGGCCGGGCATCGCCTCTACACCCTGTTTCGCACCTGCCTGCGCCACAACAGCGCAGAGGCCTGCTTCATCCCCTTTGCCACCTCCCCCCGCCAAAAGCTGGTGCATGAGCTGATCAGCTGGGGCTTCATCAACGGCCGGGAAGAGTTGAACCTCGATGAGGTGAGTCAAACCCTGTACGCCTCTCGCCGCACCTTGATCCAGGGCACCAAGGAAGCTTTGGACCTCGGCCCGATGGAACTGCTGAAACGCATCCGCCTCCAACAAGTGAACGGCATGTTGCGTTCCGAAGAACTCCGGCACGCCGCTGGGCTGCACACCGTCACGGAGGTAGCTCAGCATTTTGGTTTCCGTAGCCGAGGCCATTTCGCCAAGGCCTATCACCAACTGTTCGCCGAAAGCCCCAGCACGACGCTGAGCCAAGTGCTCAGCTGA
- a CDS encoding sulfotransferase encodes MAYWVDRLVAGGCVAPRTLASALRRSRVSWRRWPLALVLGFSGVAVQPLAWLQSLLYGRALRQLELPSDPVIVIGHWRSGTTYLHQLLAADPQAATACNALTIAPQVALLLKPLLVPLLGRWMSAMRPIDAVQWGPMDPQEDEVGLARLSFDTNMAGVAFPQEYPFHFRRCVLSSTPGFRRQFLHFCRLTLLHEGPGKSHWLIKNSAHSARVPLLLELFPKARFVMLQRDPVDSVRSLVQVKQNLADLVGLQPAPDAVRQVEETASAHRLLMQAFDAARAQIPAGQLVEVPYDALVEAPLATVERIYSELSIAGWQQAQPEIAARVEQSKHYRARPVQLEPQAEQRLQALMQPAAARSAA; translated from the coding sequence ATGGCGTATTGGGTTGACCGACTGGTAGCCGGAGGGTGCGTCGCACCTCGGACGCTGGCGTCAGCTCTGCGTCGCAGTCGTGTGTCGTGGCGTCGGTGGCCCCTGGCTCTTGTCTTGGGTTTCAGCGGCGTTGCCGTTCAGCCGTTGGCCTGGCTGCAATCGTTGCTCTATGGCCGTGCCTTGCGGCAGCTGGAACTGCCCTCTGATCCTGTGATCGTGATCGGTCACTGGCGCAGTGGCACTACGTATTTGCATCAGTTGCTGGCGGCTGATCCTCAGGCCGCCACAGCCTGTAATGCGCTCACCATCGCTCCCCAGGTGGCCTTGCTGCTCAAACCGCTGCTGGTTCCCCTGCTGGGTCGCTGGATGAGCGCGATGCGGCCCATCGACGCTGTGCAATGGGGCCCCATGGACCCTCAGGAGGATGAGGTGGGTCTGGCGCGGCTGAGCTTCGACACCAACATGGCCGGTGTGGCCTTCCCCCAGGAGTATCCGTTTCACTTCCGGCGCTGCGTGCTGAGCAGCACGCCGGGCTTTCGTCGCCAATTCCTGCATTTCTGCCGCCTCACCCTGTTGCATGAGGGGCCTGGCAAGAGCCATTGGCTGATCAAGAACTCCGCACACTCCGCGCGGGTGCCTCTGCTGCTGGAGCTGTTTCCCAAGGCCCGCTTTGTGATGCTGCAACGGGATCCTGTGGATTCGGTTCGTTCCCTGGTGCAGGTGAAACAGAACCTGGCGGATCTGGTGGGACTGCAACCGGCGCCGGATGCTGTGCGCCAGGTGGAGGAAACGGCGTCAGCCCATCGCCTGTTGATGCAGGCGTTTGACGCTGCTCGCGCTCAGATTCCTGCAGGACAGTTGGTGGAAGTGCCCTATGACGCGCTGGTTGAGGCGCCATTGGCCACGGTGGAGCGGATCTACAGTGAGCTCTCCATTGCGGGATGGCAACAGGCGCAGCCGGAGATTGCTGCACGGGTGGAGCAGTCGAAGCACTACCGCGCCAGACCCGTGCAGTTGGAGCCACAGGCTGAGCAACGGCTGCAGGCCTTGATGCAACCTGCAGCCGCTCGCTCTGCTGCGTAG
- a CDS encoding GH116 family glycosyl hydrolase, with protein MAPLGFSALKSLLGRKGKATAWQPPQASWSRPFGLGWEQPYTVRYASNLDDGPNHGMPLGGFGAGCIGRAPDGNVNLWHLDGGEHWFGVLPDCQFALFENNGSSKRAHALAVKPDIDASRPESGEPLQAWDWYPASSAERSTGTYAARYPLSWTNYEGVYDAEVRCEAFSPILPGDYQRTSYPVAVFVWTLRNPTNKPLDLSLLLSWRNTTGWFTNTDASAEVHFRDDGSPEHNYAPAIGKTDGQRNRWIDDGNLKGVVLEGNVSNPVAEGEGQWCIATSEQPGVTIQRCSRWNPAGDGSELWNSFSAEGSIPESNNDRRSGADDPLSAALTVQCQLAPGQSIEIPVVISWDLPVTAFATGSQALRRYTDFFGAGGDQAAAIAEEALRDWKGWREQIEAWQQPVLQRTELPEPLRMALFNELYDLCSGGSLWSAASPEDPHGRFGVLECLDYAWYESLDVRLYGSLALLQLWPELDKAVLRSFARAIPAADATQRPIGWYFTQGKGRVEADRKVKGATPHDLGAPNEVPWDATNYTAYQDCNLWKDLGSDYVLQVWRTYKLSPSGQDLRFLSECWPSAVEALRYLKTFDVNDDGLPDNGGAPDQTFDDWPLKGVSAYCGALWIAALEAALAIGQTLQLKTGLDTSAEQREFSGWLEQSRSNFDSLLWNGEFYDIDAESGTPVVMADQLCGDFYARLLGLEPVVSEANSRSTLKAVKEACFEAFDGGKLGVANGLRRDGTPLDPNGTHPLEVWTGINFGIASYYRLMGEGQTAEAICSAVVDQVYSGGLQFRTPEAITAVNTFRACHYLRAMAIWGLWATHTDWAVIPGAERG; from the coding sequence ATGGCTCCGCTCGGTTTCTCCGCTCTGAAGTCTTTGCTGGGTCGCAAGGGCAAAGCGACAGCGTGGCAGCCTCCGCAGGCCAGCTGGAGCCGGCCCTTTGGGTTGGGCTGGGAGCAGCCCTATACGGTGCGCTACGCCAGCAATCTCGATGATGGCCCCAACCACGGCATGCCCCTGGGGGGCTTCGGGGCCGGCTGCATCGGCCGGGCGCCGGATGGCAACGTCAACCTCTGGCACCTGGATGGCGGCGAGCACTGGTTCGGGGTGCTGCCGGATTGCCAGTTCGCGCTGTTTGAAAACAACGGCAGCAGTAAACGCGCCCATGCCCTGGCGGTGAAGCCCGATATAGATGCCTCACGCCCCGAGAGCGGTGAACCGCTGCAGGCCTGGGATTGGTATCCCGCCAGCTCGGCGGAGCGCAGCACCGGCACCTACGCCGCCCGCTATCCGCTGAGCTGGACCAACTACGAAGGCGTCTATGACGCCGAGGTGCGTTGCGAGGCCTTCAGCCCGATCCTGCCGGGTGATTACCAGCGCACCAGCTATCCGGTGGCGGTGTTCGTGTGGACCCTGCGCAACCCCACCAACAAACCCCTGGACCTCTCCCTGTTGCTCAGCTGGCGCAACACCACGGGTTGGTTCACCAACACCGATGCCTCCGCCGAGGTGCACTTCCGTGATGACGGCAGCCCGGAGCACAACTACGCCCCAGCCATCGGCAAAACCGACGGCCAACGCAACCGCTGGATTGACGACGGCAACCTCAAAGGCGTCGTGCTGGAGGGCAACGTCTCCAATCCTGTCGCTGAAGGCGAAGGTCAGTGGTGCATCGCCACCAGCGAGCAGCCAGGCGTGACCATTCAGCGCTGCAGTCGTTGGAACCCCGCCGGCGATGGCAGTGAGCTGTGGAACAGCTTCAGCGCTGAGGGCTCGATTCCTGAGAGCAACAACGACCGCCGCAGTGGCGCCGATGATCCGCTCAGTGCGGCGTTGACGGTGCAATGCCAGTTAGCGCCGGGCCAGAGCATCGAGATTCCTGTGGTGATCAGCTGGGATCTGCCGGTGACGGCCTTTGCCACCGGCAGTCAGGCCCTGCGCCGCTACACCGATTTCTTCGGCGCTGGCGGTGATCAGGCCGCGGCGATTGCTGAGGAAGCCCTGCGCGATTGGAAGGGGTGGCGTGAGCAGATTGAGGCCTGGCAGCAGCCGGTGCTGCAGCGCACGGAGCTGCCGGAGCCGCTGCGTATGGCGCTGTTCAACGAGCTTTACGACCTCTGCAGCGGTGGCAGCCTGTGGAGTGCGGCGTCGCCGGAGGATCCCCACGGCCGTTTCGGCGTGCTCGAGTGCCTCGACTACGCCTGGTATGAAAGTTTGGATGTGCGCCTTTACGGCTCCCTAGCCCTGTTGCAGTTGTGGCCGGAGCTCGACAAGGCCGTGCTGCGCAGCTTTGCCCGAGCGATTCCTGCGGCTGATGCCACCCAGCGGCCGATCGGTTGGTATTTCACCCAGGGCAAGGGTCGGGTGGAAGCGGACCGCAAGGTGAAGGGAGCCACGCCTCACGATCTGGGCGCTCCCAATGAGGTGCCCTGGGATGCCACCAACTACACGGCCTATCAGGATTGCAACCTCTGGAAAGACCTGGGCAGCGACTACGTGTTGCAGGTGTGGCGCACCTACAAGCTCTCCCCCAGTGGGCAAGACCTGCGTTTCCTCTCGGAGTGTTGGCCCTCTGCAGTGGAGGCCTTGCGTTATCTCAAAACCTTCGATGTGAACGACGACGGCCTGCCGGATAACGGCGGTGCACCGGATCAAACCTTCGACGACTGGCCGCTCAAGGGGGTGAGCGCTTACTGCGGTGCCTTATGGATCGCTGCTTTGGAAGCGGCCTTGGCGATTGGACAGACGCTGCAGCTGAAAACCGGGCTCGACACTTCGGCGGAACAAAGGGAATTCAGCGGTTGGCTGGAGCAATCGCGCAGCAATTTCGACTCGTTGCTGTGGAACGGCGAGTTTTACGACATTGATGCTGAAAGCGGCACGCCCGTAGTGATGGCCGACCAGCTCTGCGGGGACTTCTATGCCCGCCTGCTGGGGCTGGAGCCGGTGGTGAGTGAGGCCAACAGCCGCAGCACGCTCAAGGCTGTGAAGGAAGCCTGCTTTGAAGCCTTTGATGGCGGCAAGCTGGGTGTGGCCAATGGCTTGCGCCGGGATGGAACACCCCTGGATCCCAATGGCACCCACCCTTTAGAGGTGTGGACAGGCATCAACTTCGGCATCGCCAGCTACTACCGCCTGATGGGCGAAGGCCAGACCGCCGAAGCGATCTGCTCAGCGGTGGTGGACCAGGTGTACAGCGGTGGTCTGCAGTTCCGTACGCCGGAGGCGATCACAGCGGTGAACACCTTCCGGGCGTGCCACTACCTGCGGGCGATGGCGATCTGGGGCTTGTGGGCGACGCACACGGATTGGGCGGTGATTCCGGGGGCTGAGCGGGGCTGA
- a CDS encoding MAPEG family protein has product MDLSQSMAINVAPYVWSLILSFAALLVSIVLLYIARFSARLEVKDLAALRSMFDRYPAWGKRASWAQQNSFEAFTVHAPAALLAVVAVLSGHPLPGIAVAAAWAHPLLRLAYISTYLFNVPLARSFAWFLGLLCSGILYGVGIGALL; this is encoded by the coding sequence ATGGATTTATCGCAGTCGATGGCAATCAATGTTGCGCCTTATGTGTGGTCGCTGATCCTCTCTTTCGCTGCCTTGCTGGTCAGCATCGTCCTGCTCTACATCGCTCGATTTAGTGCAAGGCTTGAAGTCAAAGACTTGGCGGCATTGCGTTCCATGTTTGACCGCTATCCGGCCTGGGGCAAGCGTGCCAGTTGGGCGCAGCAAAACAGTTTTGAAGCCTTCACCGTTCATGCCCCTGCAGCACTGCTGGCTGTTGTTGCGGTGTTGAGTGGTCACCCCCTTCCTGGCATCGCTGTTGCCGCCGCTTGGGCGCATCCCCTGCTTCGTTTGGCCTACATCAGCACCTATCTCTTCAACGTCCCCTTGGCCCGATCCTTCGCTTGGTTCCTGGGTTTGCTTTGCAGTGGAATTCTCTATGGCGTGGGTATCGGAGCCCTTCTGTAG
- a CDS encoding ureidoglycolate lyase gives MIEHQPLKAGSLVDPRLEACGTALREVDDMTPPGQHDAELRFGPGKLRYYVMRIPRRPLQVTAMTRHVNATQCLSSAEGRPFWLLLAPPDTEGPLLDASTAWLLRIEAGEGIKLHLGTWHAGPLFDADSASFFNLELSDTNQNDHETLKLNRSIAVVLN, from the coding sequence ATGATCGAGCATCAGCCCCTGAAAGCGGGGTCCCTGGTGGACCCTCGTCTGGAGGCTTGCGGTACGGCCTTGCGCGAAGTAGACGACATGACGCCGCCCGGGCAGCACGACGCGGAGCTGCGCTTCGGGCCAGGAAAGCTGCGTTACTACGTGATGCGCATCCCACGGCGACCGCTGCAGGTGACGGCGATGACGCGCCACGTGAACGCCACCCAATGCCTCAGTTCCGCGGAAGGTCGCCCTTTCTGGCTGCTGCTGGCCCCACCCGACACTGAAGGGCCTCTGCTCGATGCCTCCACGGCCTGGCTGCTGCGCATCGAAGCCGGCGAGGGCATCAAGTTGCATCTGGGCACTTGGCATGCAGGGCCGCTGTTTGATGCCGACTCCGCCTCCTTTTTCAATCTGGAGCTGAGCGACACCAACCAGAACGATCACGAAACCTTGAAGTTGAACCGCAGCATCGCGGTGGTGCTGAACTGA
- a CDS encoding DUF3122 domain-containing protein — MLALRRLLCTLLVAVTLLLLTPMAVSAQVHEHQDENGAPMLRSLESLRDLDYQSWQAVAYRTGKPGNPVVLRIVGYPGKLRLEHPAPLLVQSGVKEWQLDDITLDNPVLATDGREAAAEFALDPLLNDLSNNRPLRLFMPGVINEMPVPPYVVAEWRDVQTQPLS, encoded by the coding sequence ATGCTCGCGTTGCGTCGTCTGCTCTGCACGTTGCTGGTTGCCGTAACGCTGTTGCTGCTCACGCCCATGGCGGTGAGTGCGCAGGTGCATGAGCATCAGGATGAAAACGGGGCACCGATGCTGCGCAGCCTCGAGAGCCTGCGCGATCTCGATTACCAGAGCTGGCAGGCGGTGGCCTACCGCACCGGCAAGCCGGGCAATCCGGTGGTGCTGCGCATCGTGGGCTACCCGGGCAAGCTGCGCCTGGAACATCCCGCGCCGCTGCTGGTGCAATCCGGCGTCAAGGAGTGGCAGCTCGACGACATCACCCTCGACAATCCCGTTCTGGCCACCGACGGTCGTGAGGCGGCGGCGGAGTTTGCGCTCGATCCGCTGCTCAATGATCTGAGCAACAACCGTCCGCTGCGGTTGTTCATGCCGGGAGTGATCAACGAGATGCCCGTTCCTCCGTATGTGGTGGCGGAATGGCGTGATGTGCAGACCCAGCCGCTGAGCTGA
- the ribD gene encoding bifunctional diaminohydroxyphosphoribosylaminopyrimidine deaminase/5-amino-6-(5-phosphoribosylamino)uracil reductase RibD has product MGSVGGSHQPWLAWMRRALQLASLAEGRTSPNPLVGAVVLDADGRLVGEGFHARAGEPHAEPVALAQAGDAARGGTIIVTLEPCCHHGRTPPCTEAILAAGVRRVVVALTDPDPRVAGGGLQRLRDAGLEVISGVLAVEAAHQNRAFIHRVQTGRPWGVLKWAMSLDGRTALPNGASQWISGPPARAWVHGLRAQCDVVIVGGGTVRADDPLLTSRGRRTPEPLRVVLSRSLDLPAGAQIWDQQVASTLLAYPQQAESALSADLRAVVHTQAVAMQALDASEPELLLTALAQRGCNRVLWECGPGLAAAAIQQGCVQEIAAVIAPKLLGGELAHTPLGDLGFTSMDQVQLLRGDDVLRLGDDLLLKARLT; this is encoded by the coding sequence ATGGGTTCCGTCGGCGGCTCACACCAACCCTGGCTGGCTTGGATGCGTCGGGCGCTTCAGCTGGCCTCCCTCGCGGAAGGCCGCACCAGCCCCAATCCCCTGGTGGGTGCGGTGGTGCTCGATGCCGACGGTCGCTTGGTCGGTGAGGGATTCCATGCCCGTGCCGGTGAGCCCCACGCTGAACCCGTCGCCCTGGCCCAGGCTGGTGACGCCGCCCGAGGCGGCACGATCATCGTCACCCTGGAGCCCTGCTGCCACCACGGCCGCACGCCTCCTTGCACTGAAGCGATCCTCGCCGCTGGAGTACGGCGGGTGGTGGTGGCACTCACCGACCCCGACCCCCGCGTTGCCGGCGGTGGTTTGCAGCGACTACGGGATGCGGGATTGGAGGTGATCAGCGGCGTGCTGGCCGTTGAGGCCGCTCATCAGAACCGCGCCTTCATCCATCGGGTGCAGACCGGCCGGCCCTGGGGGGTGCTGAAGTGGGCCATGAGCCTGGATGGCCGCACGGCGCTGCCCAATGGCGCGAGCCAGTGGATCAGCGGACCGCCGGCGCGCGCCTGGGTGCATGGCTTACGCGCCCAGTGCGATGTGGTGATTGTCGGCGGTGGCACCGTCCGCGCCGACGACCCGTTGCTCACCAGCCGGGGGCGGCGAACCCCCGAACCGTTGCGTGTGGTGCTCAGCCGCAGCCTTGATCTGCCGGCTGGCGCTCAGATCTGGGATCAGCAGGTGGCCAGCACCCTGCTGGCCTATCCGCAGCAGGCCGAGTCAGCGTTGTCCGCTGACCTGCGCGCTGTGGTGCACACGCAAGCGGTGGCAATGCAAGCGCTCGATGCTTCGGAACCGGAGCTGTTGCTGACGGCCCTGGCCCAGCGCGGTTGCAACCGCGTGCTCTGGGAGTGCGGTCCAGGACTTGCGGCCGCCGCCATCCAGCAGGGGTGTGTGCAGGAAATCGCGGCGGTGATCGCACCGAAGTTGCTCGGCGGTGAACTGGCGCACACGCCCCTGGGCGATCTCGGCTTTACTTCCATGGATCAGGTGCAGCTGCTGCGTGGAGACGACGTCCTGAGGCTGGGCGATGACCTGCTGCTGAAGGCCCGGCTGACTTGA